The genomic stretch AGAATCCTCGCCTTCCGGGAGAACCTGCTCCCGGACTCCGCTGACGACATGACCGAAGTGCCTTCGTCGCACCAGTTCCAGATGACCCTGACGATCAGAGTGCCGATCGTCATCAAGCGCCACGTGCGCCGCTTCGTCATAGCGTTGCTGCAAAGCATCGGAATCGATTTCGAACGCGACAAGCATTCGCTCGTGTTCGCGATTCATCCGGGAGGACCGAGGATCGTCGAGCACATTCAGGACGAGCTTGGACTGCGCGATGATCATGTCGTCATCAGCAAGGAAGTCTTCCGTGATAACGGCAACATGACCTCCGCCACGATCCCGCACATCCTCAAACGAATCGTGGAGGAGAAGGCGATTGCGCCGGGTACGCGTGTCGTATCGCTTGGTTTTGGGCCAGGCTTGACGGTGACCGGACTGGTTATGGAGAAAGTGTGATGGTCAATCACTATAACCATGGCACGCCGCTGATCGCGCGGATTCACGAAGTGAATTCCGCGGCCGAGGTGAGCCGCATCGAAGGGTTCGCTCTGGAGCGATCGTCACCGCCCGCCACGCCGGCCCGCAGAGCACCAGAAGCGGCCGAGGCGACCGCGCGGCGGGAGCGTCCCCCGAAGGGGGGGGATGACGAGGACAACGTATTGCCCTTCATCGGCGAGGTCGTGAGTTACGTTCCAGGCCAGTCAGTCTGCATTGAGCGCACACTTTCGCTGGAAGAAGACCTGCATCTCGCCGACCACCACTTTGTCCACGCTCCCGGCGTCAAGCCGCTCGCCGCCTGTTTTCCCGTCGTTCCGATGACGGTAAGCCTCGAGATCATGGCTGAAGCTGCAGCGTGCCTTGCCCCTGGGTACGGCCTCATCGGTTTCGAGGATGTCTCTGCGGGGCGCTGGATTGCGCTTGCGGATACTGACGAGTTGACGCTGCGAGTGGAGGGGGCCGTCAAGGCTGTCGATACGTCTGCCCAGATCTGCCGGCTCAGCGTCGCCGTTTTCATCAAGGGAGAGTCGCGTCCCTCAGTCAGTGCGACTGTCCTGTTCGGCGCGCACTATCAGCTCAGCCTTTCGTTTGGATCAGGTGCGCCTGCCGACGAAGGACGCCGTTCGTTGCGCGCTGCGCAGGCCTACGAGGAGCGCCACCTGTTTCACGGCCCGCGCTTTCAGTGTCTGGCGGGAACCATGCAACTGGGCGAGCATGGCGCGGCGGTTGAGCTAGTGGTTCGCTCGCCGGACGACATGTTTCGCTCGACCACCCGTCCGCAGTTACTGACCGATCCAGCTCTGCTCGACACGGTCGGACAGACGATGGCGATATGGACCATGGAACAGGGGGACATCGTCTTTCCGGTCGGAATCGGCAAGCTTGAGTTTTACCGGCCCGCCCCGGCTTGCGGAACGCGCGTCCCGATGCGCGTCGAGGTGACCGCGAGCAAAGGGAAGACCCTGACCGCGGACGTCGAAATTCAGGACGGTGCCGGTGGCGTGTGGCTGCGAATCAAGGACTGGAAGTCGTGGCGATTCCAGTGGGACAAACGGCTTACGGCGTTTCGCCGGCTGCCAACCCGGTATCTCCTGAGCGATACGCTCCAGCTACCCGCATTCGAGGCACGCCCGGAGCCGGTCTGTCAGCGAGTCACGAAGCAGCGCCTCGCCGGATTCGATCTCGTCCTCCTTGCACGCCACTACTTGCATATGGATGAAATGGCGATCTTTGCGAGCAAGAACGGTACGCGCGCCCGTCAGATGCAATGGCTGCTTGGTCGTATCGCCGCGAAAGACGCAGTGCGGGCCCTGGATGCCCGACAACGCCGCACCGGGGAAACGCTTCACCCGGCCGCGTTTGCCATCGGCAACGACGAGAAAGGCCAGCCGGTCGTCTCCCGTTGGCGGGATGATGGCGTGCCACCTCCCACAGTGAGTATCGCTCACTGTGACGATGAGGCCATTGCCATTGCTCATTGGAAACCGGTTGGGATCGATCTGGAGCGGATTGCCGAGCACGATGCGCACTTCGTCAAAGCCTTCGCCAGCGAGTCGGAACGTGCGCTGCTGGCGGACTTTTCCGGCGCCGAGCGTCAAGAGTGGATCACGCGCTTGTGGTGCGCCAAGGAAACGCTCGGCAAGCTCATGGGGA from Paraburkholderia phytofirmans OLGA172 encodes the following:
- a CDS encoding polyketide synthase dehydratase domain-containing protein; the encoded protein is MVNHYNHGTPLIARIHEVNSAAEVSRIEGFALERSSPPATPARRAPEAAEATARRERPPKGGDDEDNVLPFIGEVVSYVPGQSVCIERTLSLEEDLHLADHHFVHAPGVKPLAACFPVVPMTVSLEIMAEAAACLAPGYGLIGFEDVSAGRWIALADTDELTLRVEGAVKAVDTSAQICRLSVAVFIKGESRPSVSATVLFGAHYQLSLSFGSGAPADEGRRSLRAAQAYEERHLFHGPRFQCLAGTMQLGEHGAAVELVVRSPDDMFRSTTRPQLLTDPALLDTVGQTMAIWTMEQGDIVFPVGIGKLEFYRPAPACGTRVPMRVEVTASKGKTLTADVEIQDGAGGVWLRIKDWKSWRFQWDKRLTAFRRLPTRYLLSDTLQLPAFEARPEPVCQRVTKQRLAGFDLVLLARHYLHMDEMAIFASKNGTRARQMQWLLGRIAAKDAVRALDARQRRTGETLHPAAFAIGNDEKGQPVVSRWRDDGVPPPTVSIAHCDDEAIAIAHWKPVGIDLERIAEHDAHFVKAFASESERALLADFSGAERQEWITRLWCAKETLGKLMGTGVNGAPQHFEATVIDADGGVQMRHRSSGHEAVITTVRDGNFIVAIGLDLARAG